Below is a window of Pseudomonas eucalypticola DNA.
GGTGCGTGAATACCGCGGCCTGCTGGGTATCGCGCTCACCGACTGCATCACCATGAATGCCTTTCTCAAGGACTTCGACCTGTATTTCGCCAAGCTTTTCGACGGTTTGCGCCACGACTCCGGCGACCCGCTGGCCTGGGCGGAAAAGGCCATCCGGCACTATGAAAGCCTGGGCATCGACCCATTGAGCAAGACGCTGATCTTTTCCGACGGCCTGACGCTGCCCAAGGCCCTGGAACTGTATAGAGCGCTGCACGGCCGGATCCATGTAAGCTTTGGCATCGGCACCAACCTGACCTGCGACATACCCGGGGTCGAGCCCATGAACATCGTGATCAAGATGACCGCCTGCAACGGCCATCCGGTGGCGAAAATCTCCGATACGCCAGGCAAGACCCAATGCCTGGACGAGAACTTCGTTACCTACCTCAAACATGTATTTCGCGTCTGAATTGCACCCTCAGGAGTTCGACATGAGCAACCGTCAAATCGAAATCGCCGCGGCCCTCAACGTGGTACCGCCCTTCGCCGACACTGCCGCCCTGGTGGCCGAAGTGGAACGGCGCAAGGCGTTCATCAAGCAGTGCTTGCGCAACGCCCACGTGAAGGTGCTGGTGCTGGGCATCAGCGGCGGCGTCGACTCGCTCACCGCAGGCCGCCTGGCGCAGTTATCGGTGGAAGAACTGCGCGCCGAGACCGGCGACGACGGCTATCAATTCATCGCCGTGCGCTTGCCCTATAACATTCAGCACGATGAACACGATGCCGCCGCCTCGATGCAGTTCATCCGCGCAGACGTGGAAGACACCGTCAACATCGCCGGCGCCGTGCTGGGGCTGTCCGAGCAGGTCGCGCACCTGCATGGCCTCACCGACGCCCGCCGCGACTTTGTCATCGGCAACGCCAAGGCGCGTATCCGCATGGTGGCTCAGTACACCATCGCCAACGCCAACAACGGCCTGGTGATCGGTACCGACCACGCCGCCGAGGCCGTGATGGGCTTTTTCACCAAATTCGGCGACGGTGCCTGCGACCTGGCCCCGCTCAGCGGCCTGGTGAAGCACCAGGTACGGGCCATTGCCCGGCACCTGGGCGCCCCGGAAAACCTGGTGGAGAAAGTGCCTACCGCCGACCTGGAAGAACTGCGCCCGGGCAAGCCAGATGAGGAAGCCCACGGCGTGACCTACGCCCAGATCGACGCCTTCCTTCACGGCGAAAAGGTCAGCGAGGAGGCCTACGCCATCATCGTGCGCACCTACGACAACAGCCAGCACAAACGCGAGTTACCGTTCGCGCCGTAAAGCCCAGGAGCGGATGAGGCAGATGCAGGAGCTGGGTCAACAGCTCCTGCGCGCGCTGTATCGATACCTTTCCATCGTAATGAACCCATTACGAACGCAACCATCCATCCCTGATTGCTGACGATTTCACCCATGTGAACGAACGATGTGGAACGAAATCATTGCAGACGGTCGCAGGACACCCTGATAACCCGTTGATTTTTATAGTATAAAAAGCTGGCACCGCCCTTGCTCTGTCCACTCCATCTCAACACTGGACACAAGGACCGCCCCATGTTCTCCAAAAGCCTCACCCTCGCCGACTTCGACCCTGCCCTGAACGATGCCATTGCCCTGGAAGCCCATCGCCAGGAGCAACACATCGAACTGATCGCCTCCGAGAACTACACCAGCCCCGCCGTGATGCAGGCCCAAGGCAGTGTGCTGACGAACAAATACGCCGAAGGTTACCCGGGCAAGCGCTACTACGGCGGCTGTGAGCACGTGGATGTGGTCGAGCAACTGGCCATCGACCGCGCCAGGCAACTGTTTGGCGCCGATTATGCCAACGTCCAGCCGCACTCGGGCAGCCAGGCCAACGCGGCGGTGTTCCTGGCGCTGCTGCAACCGGGCGACACCGTGCTGGGCATGAGCCTGACCCACGGCGGACACCTGACCCATGGCGCCAAGGTCAGTTTTTCCGGCCGGCTGTACAACGCAGTGCAGTACGGCATCGACGACCAGGGGCTGATCGACTATGACGAGGTGGAGCGCCTGGCCGTGCAGCATCAACCCAAGATGCTGATCGCCGGCTTTTCGGCCTATTCGCGCACCCTGGATTTCGCCCGCTTCCGAGCCATTGCCGACCAGGTGGGCGCCTGGTTGTTCGTGGATATGGCCCATGTCGCGGGGCTGGTGGCCGCCGGCCTCTACCCCAACCCGGTGCCTTACGCGGACGTGGTCACTACCACGACCCACAAGACCCTGCGTGGGCCGCGCGGTGGCCTGATCCTGGCGCGCAGCAACCCTACCGTGGAGAAGAAGCTGGACTCGGCGGTATTTCCCGGCGGCCAGGGCGGCCCGCTGATGCACGTCATCGCCGCCAAGGCGGTGTGCTTCAAAGAGGCCCTGGCCCCGGCGTTCAAGGTGTACCAGCGGCAGGTCATCGATAACGCCCGTGCCATGGCTGGGGTGTTCGTGGCGCGCGGCTATGACGTGGTGTCCGCCGGTACCGATAACCACCTGTTCCTGGTCAGCCTGATCCGCCGCGGCATCACCGGCAAGGACGCCGACGCCGCGCTGGGCCGTGTGCACATCACCGTCAACAAGAACGCCGTGCCCAACGACCCGCAGTCGCCTTTCGTGACCTCGGGCCTGCGCATCGGCACGCCTGCCGTCACCACGCGTGGCTTTGGCGAAGCCGAATGCACGCGCCTGGCGGGCTGGATCTGTGATGTGCTCGACCACCTGGGCGACGCCGACGTGGAAGCCGAAGTGGCCGCGCAGGTAGCCGCGCTGAGCAAGGCTTTCCCGGTTTACGGGCGCTGATACACGGCAAGGGCTGCCCTGCACCCGCGACCTTCTGGCACACTTCACCCAGACGCCCGTGCAGGGCAACCTTACAGGCCTGTGGCCGTTGTCAGGAATAACAATGAAACTGCATCAACTCCGTGCGCTTGTATCCATCCATGAAACCGGCAGCCTGCAAGATGCCTCCCAGGTACTGCACCTGACCCAGTCGGCCCTGAGCCGGGCCATCAAGGAACTCGAGAACGAACTGGGCATTACCCTGCTGGTACGCTCCAACAAGGGCATGACCCTCACCGAATATGGCCAGCGCATGCTCGGCCACGCTCGCCAGGCGCTGGAAAGCGTGCGCCGGGCGCGCCAGGAAATCGAAGACATGAAGGGCCTGGTGGTCAGCGAGATCACCATTGGCGTCACCCCGGTCACCGCCCTGCTGCAATCGCTCAAACACACCCTGCTGAGCTTTCAGCAAAGCTACCCCAACGCCACCCTCAAAGTGCTGGAGATGCGCCCCGCGCAGCTGTTGCAGCACCTGCGCGATGGCCTGCTGGACTTCGCCCTGACCTCACAGGTGCCCGTCAACGCCGTGGGCCTGGACTGGCAACCCCTGTGCCGCATTCCCGGCGTGGTGGTCGTGCGCAAGGACCACCCCCTGCGCAATGTACGGTCCCTGCGCTTGTTGCAGCAGGCCCACTGGATCAGCGTCGACCCACTCACCGACAGCCAGTCGCAGTTCAACCAACTGTTCGAAGGCAGTGCCCTGGGCCGCCCGCGCAAAGTGTTCGAGTGCACGGCCATGAACTTGGCGATCAAGATGCTGATCGACAGCGACGCGGTGATGATCATGAGCCAGCCAGCCCTGGGCCATGACCTGGTAGGGCTGAGCGACATGTCCAAGCACCTGCAGAAAATCGACATTCAGGAGCCAGTGCCGGATTATTCGGTGAACCTGGTGTGCGTGAACCGCAGCTACCTGACCAAGACCGCAGGGCAGCTTTTCGCCCATCTGCACGAGCAATTGGCGGGCAAACCCCTGCTTATTTAGTGCCCTCCTTACCCGTGGGACCGAACGAAGGTCGGGAATGCCGCGCCGCGTAATCACTGTTTCGCCGCGCCGATATTTTCCTGAACTTCGCCCGGCCCCACGCCAGATTGCTGGAGCATTGCGCAAGGGGTTTACCGCCAGGCTGGATGCCCCCGCAACGCCGCCGTACCGCGTGCTTTCGCGACCTCGCTCGCCAGGCCCACCTTCCGCACGCCCCCACCGTTACCCATCTCCCCAGCCCGCGAGCACCAGATTCGCGCATCGCGAGTCGAAAATGCCCACAACCCTCGCCAGCTTTTTCCCTGCCGCCCGTTCATCCACACCAACGGTTGGGGCCTTGCATAAAAGGGATGTGCAGTTTGCGCGGCGCTGTTCAACACTCCCGCTCACCACGACCCCGGGTACAGGAACAGCGCCATGAAGAGCACCCCCGCCAGCGATTTGCCGCTCCACCCCAGCCCCGCCATGGCCTCGCTGCAGGCGCGCAAGATGCGCCGCGTGGTCATTGCCTCGTCACTGGGCAATGGCCTGGAAATCTACGACTTCACCGTGTACAGCTTCTTCGCCGTGATCATCGGCAAACTGTTCTTTCCCGGTGAGTCAGCGCTGGCATCGCTGTTGATGTCGCTGGCGACCTTTGCCGTGGGCTTTCTGATGCGACCGCTGGGCGCCGTGCTGATTGGCCGCGTCGCTGACCGTCGTGGGCGCAAGGCGGCGTTGTCACTGACCATCGCCCTGATGACCGTAGGCACCGGCATCATCGCCTTCACCCCGACCTATGCCAGCATCGGCATCACCGCCACCCTGCTGCTGGTATTCGGCCGCCTGCTGCAAGGCCTGTCGGCGGGCGGTGAGGTGGGCAGCGCCTCGGCGTTCCTGATGGAGTCAGGCAGCACCGCCAACCGCTGTTTCATGGTCAGCTGGCAGGGCGCGAGCCAAGGTGCGGCCGCCTTGCTGGGGGCGCTCACCGGCTTGCTATTGAGCAGCAACCTGAGCCCCGAGGCGTTGCAAAGCTGGGGCTGGCGCGTACCGTTCATCATCGGCCTGATGATCGGCCCGGTGGGCTGGTTCATTCGCCAGCACCTGGATGAAACCCATACCGATACCGCCGACACCCCCTCGCTGGCACAGTTGCTGCGCGATCACAAAGGCACCCTGCTGCTGGGCATCATGTGGATGGCGGCCTCCACCGTGAGCATGTACATGGTGGTGTTCTACATGCCTACCTACCTGGTGCAGACCCTGCACTACCCGGGCAGTTTTTCCTTCGCCCTGGTGGGCCTGGCCAGTGCCCTGCTGGCGGTGATCCCGCCGATCGCCGCACGTTATGCCGACCGGTTTACCCGGCGCAAGCCACTGCTGTACTGGGTGGCCGGGCTGGCGCTGGTGTTCGCCTACCCTTCGTTTCTGCTCTTGGGCCTGCAAAGCACCTGGCTGTGCATGCTGGCCATCGCCTTGCTGATCATGCCCATGGCCGTTGGCGTGGGCGCCAGTTTCGCCATGCTGATGGAGGCCTTTCCCCGCGAACAGCGCGTCACCGGGCTGTCGGTGATCTACAGCTTCGGCGTGACCCTGTTCGGTGGTTTCTCGCCGCTGCTGGTGACCTGGCTGATCGGCCTGACCGGCAATCCCTTGACCCCTGCCCTGTACCTGATCGCCACCCTGGTGCTGAGCCTGATCGCCCTGCGCCTGTTCCCGGAACACCCAGGCCGCGCCTGAGCCCCCCTTTACTGCCAGAAAAGGAAGCAACCATGAGCAACCTGATCATCAACCAGAAACTGCAAGCCAGTGCCGAGCATTTCGCGGTCATTCGCCGTGACATCCACAGCTTTCCGGAGCTGGGCGGCGACGTGCCACGCACCGCTAGCCTGGTCGCGGAAATGCTCGGCGCCTGGGGCTACGAGGTGCACACCGGCGTAGGCGGCTGCGGGGTGGTCGGCGTGCTCAAGCGCGGCAGCGGTACGCGCACCCTGGGCATCCGTGCCGACATGGACGCCCTGCCGATTCTGGAAAAGAACGGCCTGCCCTGGGCCAGCCAGTACCAGGGGCGCATGCACGCCTGTGGCCACGACGGCCACACTGCTACCCTGTTGGCCGCCGCCGAACAACTGGCGCTGCACGCCGAATTCGATGGCACCTTGAACCTGATCTTCCAACCGGATGAAGAAGGCCTGGCCGGCGCCAAGCAAATGATCGATGACGGCCTGTTCACCCGCTTCCCCTGCAACGCGGTGTACGCCTACCACAACATGCCTGGCCTGCCGGTGGGCCAGGCGGTGGTGCAGGCTGGCGGCTTCATGGCCTCGTCCGAGCGGGTGACCATCACCCTGACCGGCCGCGGTGGCCACGGCGCCATGCCCGAGCGCGCCGTCGACCCGGTGCCGGCCCTGGCTGGCATCATCACCGCCCTGCAGACGGTGATCTCGCGCAACCTGTCCACCGATGACGCCGCGGTACTGAGCGTGGGCATGGTACAGGCGGGCACGGCGTACAACATCATTCCCGAGACAGCCAAGGTGATGCTCAGCGTGCGCACCGCCGACCCGGCCGTGCGTGCACGGGTGGAAAAGCGCATCCGCGAGATCGTCGAAGGCCAGGCGGCGAGTTTTGGGGTCAAGGCCCAGATCGACTACCAACTGCTGGCCCCGGTGCTGGTCAACAGCCCGGCGGAGACCGAGCGCATGCTGGCGGTGGCCCGCGATGTGCTGGGCGCCGACAACGTGTTGCAGAAAATGCCGGTGCGGATCATGGGCAGCGAGGACTTCGCCTGGATGCTGGACGAGAAGCCTGGCTGCTACTTCATCCTGGGCAATGGCACCGGTGAGTTCACCGGGTGCTCGGTGCACAACGACCACTATGACTTCGATGACGCGGTGATCCCGCTGGGCGCGGCCTGCTGGGTAGGGTTGGTGGAGGGTTACCTCAAGGCGTGAGGTGGGCGCCGCCCTGTTCACGCGCTTCGCCCGGTCTCCCATCCGGCATGCAAACCCTTGTTGGACCGGGCGAAGCTCAGGAAGCAGGCAACACGATCAGCGAGCGGCGGCCACGATCAGTTGCTTCATCTCGGCCACTGCGGCCTTGAAGCCCACGAACAGCGCATGGGCCACCAAGGCGTGGCCGATGTTCAGTTCGTTGATGCCCTTGATCGCCGCCACGGCTTCGACGTTGTGATAATGCAAACCATGCCCGGCATTGACGATCAGGCCCTGGGCGACGCCAAACGCCACGCCGTCGGCAATGCGTTTGAGCTCTTCGGCCACTTCAGCCGGCGTTTGTGCATCGGCATAACGGCCGGTGTGCAATTCGATCGCGGGCGCGCCCACGCGCTTGGACGCGGCAATCTGGCGTTCATCGGCGTCGATGAACAACGACACTTCACAACCGATTTTGGCCAGGCGCTCCACCGCTGCCTGGATGCGTGCTTCCTGGCCGGCCACGTCGAGGCCACCCTCGGTGGTCAGTTCCTGGCGGGTTTCCGGTACCAGGCATACGTGGGCCGGGCGGATGCGTTCAGCGAAGGCGAGCATTTCCTCGGTGACGCCCATCTCGAAGTTCATGCGCGTCTGCAGCACGTCCTTGAGCAGCAGCACGTCGCGCTCCTGAATATGCCGGCGGTCTTCGCGCAGGTGCACGGTGATGCCGTCGGCGCCCGCTTCTTCGGCGTCCAGCGCAGCCTTGACCGGGTCGGGGTAGCGGGTGCCGCGAGCCTGACGCAGGGTTGCCACGTGGTCGATGTTGACGCCGAGAAGAATGCGATTGCTGGTGGTCACGGGAGCGCTCCTTGGAATTGAGCGCCTAGGATACGTCTTGCTTACGGCTTGCGAAACAGTTCGCGGCTCACCAGCGGACGACCGCCCAGGTGCACGGCCAGCGCCTGGCGCATGAGGCGCTTGGCCGCGTTCAACGCCCCGGGGGTAGTCCAGTCGGCTTCGGCCATGGCCAGCAGCGCGCTGCCGCTGAACAGGCCGGGCTGTACCAGCCACACTCGCTCAAGCCCGGCATCGACTTGCAAGCGGTACATTCCGTCCGCTTCCACCGCATCGCCGTTGACGTCGGTGTCCAGGGCGAAGCCGTAGCCCAGTTCGTCCAGCAGCCGCCACTCGAAAGCGCGCAGCAGCGGCTCCAGCGGCCGCCCGGCGGCCAGGGCCTGAAGGGTCGCCGCGTAGGCGTCGTAGATGACTTGATTCGGGTCTTCGGCGGGCAGCAGGCGAATCAGCAATTCGTTGAGGTACAGGCCGCTGAACAACGCATCGCCGACCATCCAGGCCGCCACCCCCACCGTTTCCATGCGTCCGACGTTCTTCAGCTCACCCTTGCCGCGGAACTCCGCCTCCAGCGGCACGAACGGCCGCGCCTGGGTGCCGGCCTTGCTGCGGGCGCTGCGTAGCACTGCGCGCAAGCGGCCACCTGGGGTCAGGAAGTCGACCAGGGCGCTGTTCTCGCGGTAGGGCCGCGAGTGCAGGACAAAGGCGGGTTGCAGGATGGGCGGGTTGGCCATGAATCCACATTAACTCTTCGGGTGCTGAATGCAATTGTGGGAGCTGGCTTGCCAGCGAGCTTTGGGCCTCAAAAGCTCGCTGGCAAGCCAGCTCCCACAAAATCAATCCATCAACAGGATCGAGGTGTTATCAGACGTCGCCGTAACCCAGCGAGCGCAGGGCGCGTTCGTCGTCGGACCAGCCGCCCTTGACCTTCACCCACAGGTTGAGCATGACCTTGGAGTCGAACAGCAGCTCCATGTCCTTGCGCGCTTCCATGCCGATGCGCTTGATGCGCTCGCCCTTGTCGCCAATGATGATCTTCTTCTGACCATCACGCTCCACCAGGATCAGGGCATGAATGTGCAGGGTCTTGCCCTGCTGCTTGAATTCTTCGATCTCGACGGTGATCTGGTACGGCAGCTCGGCACCCAGCTGGCGCATGATCTTTTCGCGTACCAGCTCGGCGGCCAGGAAGCGGCTGCTGCGGTCGGTGATCTGGTCTTCGGGGAAGAAGTGATCGTTTTCCGGCAGGTGCTTGGCGATCAGGCCTTCCAGGGCGTCGAGGTTGTGGCCGTGCTGGGCCGACACCGGGACGATCTCGGCGTTGGGCAGTTGTTCCTGCAACCAGGCCAGGTGCGGCATCAGCTCGGCCTTGTCCTCGATGCGGTCGGTCTTGTTGATGGCCAGGATCACCGGGCCCTGCACGTACTGCACGCGCTCGAGCACCAGCTGGTCTTCGTCGGTCCACTTGGTGCGGTCGACCACGAAGATCACCACGTCCACATCTTTCAAAGCCGCCGAAGCGGTCTTGTTCATGTAGCGGTTGAGCGCCTTTTCGTTGCTCTTGTGCATGCCGGGGGTGTCGACATAGATGGCCTGCACGTCACCCTCGGTCTTGATGCCGAGCATGTTGTGGCGGGTGGTCTGCGGCTTGCGCGAGGTGATCGCCAGCTTCTGGCCCAGGATGTGGTTGAGCAGCGTGGACTTGCCCACATTCGGGCGGCCGACGATTGCGACATAGCCACAGCGGGTTTGGGTTGTATCAGTCATTGCCATTCTCCACGCCCAGGGCGATCAGTGCTGATGCGGCCGCTACCTGTTCGGCAATGCGACGGCTCACGCCCTGACCCCGGCTTTTTTCGTTCAAAAGGACCACTTCACATTCGACGAAAAACGTCCGGCAATGCGGTTCGCCCTGGATATCCACCACTTCATAACGCGGCAGTTCGCAGCCCCGTGACTGCAGGTGTTCCTGCAGGCGGGTCTTGGGGTCCTTGTTGGTGTCTACGAGCGTCAGGCTGTCGAACTCGCTGGTCAGCCAGGACAGCACACGCTCGCGGGCCACTTCCATGCCCGAATCCAGGTAGATGGCACCAATCAGTGCTTCCAGGGCATCGGCCAGGATCGACTCGCGACGGAAACCGCCGCTCTTCAATTCACCGCTGCCCAGGCGCAGGTATTCGCCCAGGTCGAAACCACGGGCCAGCACGGCCAGGGTCTCGCCTTTCACCAGCCGGGCGCGCAGGCGCGACAGCTGGCCTTCGCGGGCCTGGGGAAACCGTTCGAACAACGATTCGCCCGCCACGAAATTGAGGATGGCATCACCGAGGAACTCCAGGCGCTCGTTGTTGCGCCCGGCGAAGCTGCGGTGTGTCAAGGCCAGGACCATCAGGTCCTGGTTTTTAAAGGTATAGCCGAGCTGACGCTCGAGACGGCTCAAGGAAACACTCACGGTTTACGCACGCTGAATTCGTGGTCAAATTTCACCACCAGGTCGAGGTTACCGACCAGTGGCTCACGCTGTTCGTATTGCAAATGGGCGGCGAACACGTCGTCGTCCAGTGTCACGGTCAAAGCCTTGTCCAGGTCCAGGTCATTGATGTTGTTGACCTGCATCCCGTTGCGCACATGGGTATAGAACGCCTGCACGCTGTCGATCTGCTGCGCCTTGTCGGTCGACACCGACTCGATGATCTTCTTCATCGACCAGTAGTCGAAGTAGTGTGGCAGCACTTTGAAAGCCGTGCTGGCCACAAACCCCAGCACCGCCAGAATCACCAACCCGCCCAGTAGCGAAACGCCTTTCTGCGAAGCGGCCTTGTTCATTCTCAAGCTCCCATCCGTGCTGACGCCTGAAAAGCATTCGGCGCTGCCCAATGGACAGCGCCGCCTGGTGTTACTTGATCAGCCCGACCCGCGAGAAGTTCGGCAGGTGGCTCATCTTCGGCTCCGGCCAGCTCATCCAGACCGCGAAGGCCTTGCCGACGATATTGCGGTCCGGGACCATGCCCAGCAGTTCCTTGGGAATGCGCGGGTCATCCCAGTAACGGCTGTCGTTGGAGTTGTCGCGGTTGTCACCCATCATGAAGTAGTGCCCGGCAGGCACTGTCCACTGGTTGTCCGGCGGCATGTGGTAACGGCCCATTTCCTTGCGGATCAGGTGCTCCACGTCGCCGAGTTTTTCCTGGTACAGCTCGGCGGTGCCCAGGGTGCCAGGCTCGGTGCCCAGCAGGGTCTCGGCCACCAGCTGGTCGTTCACGTACAGGCGCTTGTCGTTGGTGTACCGGATCTTGTCGCCCGGCAGGCCGATCACGCGCTTGATGTAGTTGACGTTCGGGTCGCTGGGGTAGCGGAACACCATGACGTCGCCGCGCTGCGGGTCACCGATCTCGATGACCTTCTTGTCGATCACCGGCAGGCGGATGCCATAGGAGAACTTGTTCACCAGGATGAAATCACCCACTTCCAGGGTCGGCTTCATGGAACCCGACGGGATCTGGAAAGGTTCGACCAGGAACGAGCGCAGCACCAGCACGATGAACAGCACCGGAAAGAACGACTTGCCGTATTCGACCAGCGTCGGTTCCTTGTTCAACTGCTCGAGCACCACCGGGTCCGGTTCGCTGACACTGCCCTGGTAGGTAGCGACCGCGGTCTTGCGGCGCGAGGCCAGGAAGACCAGATCGAACAGGGCCAGCAAACCGCAGACGGCGACAGCGATGACCAACAACAGCGGGAAATTTAGCGACATAGGACCTAACTATCCAACCTGAGCACGGCGAGGAAGGCTTCTTGTGGAATTTCCACGTTGCCGACCTGTTTCATGCGTTTCTTACCGGCCTTCTGCTTCTCCAGCAGCTTGCGTTTACGGCTCACGTCGCCACCGTAGCATTTGGCCAGTACGTTCTTTCTGAGCGCCTTGACAGTGGTCCGGGCCACGATCTGCCCG
It encodes the following:
- the pdxJ gene encoding pyridoxine 5'-phosphate synthase, which produces MTTSNRILLGVNIDHVATLRQARGTRYPDPVKAALDAEEAGADGITVHLREDRRHIQERDVLLLKDVLQTRMNFEMGVTEEMLAFAERIRPAHVCLVPETRQELTTEGGLDVAGQEARIQAAVERLAKIGCEVSLFIDADERQIAASKRVGAPAIELHTGRYADAQTPAEVAEELKRIADGVAFGVAQGLIVNAGHGLHYHNVEAVAAIKGINELNIGHALVAHALFVGFKAAVAEMKQLIVAAAR
- the nadE gene encoding ammonia-dependent NAD(+) synthetase, which encodes MSNRQIEIAAALNVVPPFADTAALVAEVERRKAFIKQCLRNAHVKVLVLGISGGVDSLTAGRLAQLSVEELRAETGDDGYQFIAVRLPYNIQHDEHDAAASMQFIRADVEDTVNIAGAVLGLSEQVAHLHGLTDARRDFVIGNAKARIRMVAQYTIANANNGLVIGTDHAAEAVMGFFTKFGDGACDLAPLSGLVKHQVRAIARHLGAPENLVEKVPTADLEELRPGKPDEEAHGVTYAQIDAFLHGEKVSEEAYAIIVRTYDNSQHKRELPFAP
- the lepB gene encoding signal peptidase I, producing the protein MSLNFPLLLVIAVAVCGLLALFDLVFLASRRKTAVATYQGSVSEPDPVVLEQLNKEPTLVEYGKSFFPVLFIVLVLRSFLVEPFQIPSGSMKPTLEVGDFILVNKFSYGIRLPVIDKKVIEIGDPQRGDVMVFRYPSDPNVNYIKRVIGLPGDKIRYTNDKRLYVNDQLVAETLLGTEPGTLGTAELYQEKLGDVEHLIRKEMGRYHMPPDNQWTVPAGHYFMMGDNRDNSNDSRYWDDPRIPKELLGMVPDRNIVGKAFAVWMSWPEPKMSHLPNFSRVGLIK
- a CDS encoding LysR family transcriptional regulator produces the protein MKLHQLRALVSIHETGSLQDASQVLHLTQSALSRAIKELENELGITLLVRSNKGMTLTEYGQRMLGHARQALESVRRARQEIEDMKGLVVSEITIGVTPVTALLQSLKHTLLSFQQSYPNATLKVLEMRPAQLLQHLRDGLLDFALTSQVPVNAVGLDWQPLCRIPGVVVVRKDHPLRNVRSLRLLQQAHWISVDPLTDSQSQFNQLFEGSALGRPRKVFECTAMNLAIKMLIDSDAVMIMSQPALGHDLVGLSDMSKHLQKIDIQEPVPDYSVNLVCVNRSYLTKTAGQLFAHLHEQLAGKPLLI
- the glyA gene encoding serine hydroxymethyltransferase, which translates into the protein MFSKSLTLADFDPALNDAIALEAHRQEQHIELIASENYTSPAVMQAQGSVLTNKYAEGYPGKRYYGGCEHVDVVEQLAIDRARQLFGADYANVQPHSGSQANAAVFLALLQPGDTVLGMSLTHGGHLTHGAKVSFSGRLYNAVQYGIDDQGLIDYDEVERLAVQHQPKMLIAGFSAYSRTLDFARFRAIADQVGAWLFVDMAHVAGLVAAGLYPNPVPYADVVTTTTHKTLRGPRGGLILARSNPTVEKKLDSAVFPGGQGGPLMHVIAAKAVCFKEALAPAFKVYQRQVIDNARAMAGVFVARGYDVVSAGTDNHLFLVSLIRRGITGKDADAALGRVHITVNKNAVPNDPQSPFVTSGLRIGTPAVTTRGFGEAECTRLAGWICDVLDHLGDADVEAEVAAQVAALSKAFPVYGR
- a CDS encoding M20 aminoacylase family protein codes for the protein MSNLIINQKLQASAEHFAVIRRDIHSFPELGGDVPRTASLVAEMLGAWGYEVHTGVGGCGVVGVLKRGSGTRTLGIRADMDALPILEKNGLPWASQYQGRMHACGHDGHTATLLAAAEQLALHAEFDGTLNLIFQPDEEGLAGAKQMIDDGLFTRFPCNAVYAYHNMPGLPVGQAVVQAGGFMASSERVTITLTGRGGHGAMPERAVDPVPALAGIITALQTVISRNLSTDDAAVLSVGMVQAGTAYNIIPETAKVMLSVRTADPAVRARVEKRIREIVEGQAASFGVKAQIDYQLLAPVLVNSPAETERMLAVARDVLGADNVLQKMPVRIMGSEDFAWMLDEKPGCYFILGNGTGEFTGCSVHNDHYDFDDAVIPLGAACWVGLVEGYLKA
- the rnc gene encoding ribonuclease III, whose protein sequence is MSVSLSRLERQLGYTFKNQDLMVLALTHRSFAGRNNERLEFLGDAILNFVAGESLFERFPQAREGQLSRLRARLVKGETLAVLARGFDLGEYLRLGSGELKSGGFRRESILADALEALIGAIYLDSGMEVARERVLSWLTSEFDSLTLVDTNKDPKTRLQEHLQSRGCELPRYEVVDIQGEPHCRTFFVECEVVLLNEKSRGQGVSRRIAEQVAAASALIALGVENGND
- a CDS encoding DUF4845 domain-containing protein, with protein sequence MNKAASQKGVSLLGGLVILAVLGFVASTAFKVLPHYFDYWSMKKIIESVSTDKAQQIDSVQAFYTHVRNGMQVNNINDLDLDKALTVTLDDDVFAAHLQYEQREPLVGNLDLVVKFDHEFSVRKP
- the era gene encoding GTPase Era; the protein is MTDTTQTRCGYVAIVGRPNVGKSTLLNHILGQKLAITSRKPQTTRHNMLGIKTEGDVQAIYVDTPGMHKSNEKALNRYMNKTASAALKDVDVVIFVVDRTKWTDEDQLVLERVQYVQGPVILAINKTDRIEDKAELMPHLAWLQEQLPNAEIVPVSAQHGHNLDALEGLIAKHLPENDHFFPEDQITDRSSRFLAAELVREKIMRQLGAELPYQITVEIEEFKQQGKTLHIHALILVERDGQKKIIIGDKGERIKRIGMEARKDMELLFDSKVMLNLWVKVKGGWSDDERALRSLGYGDV
- a CDS encoding MFS transporter codes for the protein MKSTPASDLPLHPSPAMASLQARKMRRVVIASSLGNGLEIYDFTVYSFFAVIIGKLFFPGESALASLLMSLATFAVGFLMRPLGAVLIGRVADRRGRKAALSLTIALMTVGTGIIAFTPTYASIGITATLLLVFGRLLQGLSAGGEVGSASAFLMESGSTANRCFMVSWQGASQGAAALLGALTGLLLSSNLSPEALQSWGWRVPFIIGLMIGPVGWFIRQHLDETHTDTADTPSLAQLLRDHKGTLLLGIMWMAASTVSMYMVVFYMPTYLVQTLHYPGSFSFALVGLASALLAVIPPIAARYADRFTRRKPLLYWVAGLALVFAYPSFLLLGLQSTWLCMLAIALLIMPMAVGVGASFAMLMEAFPREQRVTGLSVIYSFGVTLFGGFSPLLVTWLIGLTGNPLTPALYLIATLVLSLIALRLFPEHPGRA
- the recO gene encoding DNA repair protein RecO, translating into MANPPILQPAFVLHSRPYRENSALVDFLTPGGRLRAVLRSARSKAGTQARPFVPLEAEFRGKGELKNVGRMETVGVAAWMVGDALFSGLYLNELLIRLLPAEDPNQVIYDAYAATLQALAAGRPLEPLLRAFEWRLLDELGYGFALDTDVNGDAVEADGMYRLQVDAGLERVWLVQPGLFSGSALLAMAEADWTTPGALNAAKRLMRQALAVHLGGRPLVSRELFRKP